The following proteins are encoded in a genomic region of Nocardioides sp. cx-173:
- the yidD gene encoding membrane protein insertion efficiency factor YidD, whose product MKYVVIGLLKAYRAVISPLYGQVCRYHPSCSAYALEAVQQHGTVRGGWLAVRRLARCHPWAAGGYDPVPPRVAAGHPTSTPNQGA is encoded by the coding sequence ATGAAGTACGTCGTGATCGGGCTGCTGAAGGCCTATCGCGCCGTCATCAGTCCGCTCTACGGCCAGGTCTGCCGCTACCACCCGTCCTGCTCTGCCTACGCCCTCGAGGCGGTGCAGCAGCACGGTACGGTCCGTGGCGGATGGCTCGCCGTGCGCCGCCTCGCGCGGTGCCACCCCTGGGCCGCGGGTGGCTACGACCCCGTCCCGCCCCGCGTCGCCGCGGGCCACCCGACCTCGACGCCCAACCAAGGAGCCTGA